Proteins encoded in a region of the Flammeovirga yaeyamensis genome:
- a CDS encoding bifunctional methionine sulfoxide reductase B/A protein produces the protein MKKIIKLIALLFISTLINAQNMKKSPTEWNKLNDFETYVIVNKGTERPGTGKFDAFFEDGVYTCKRCDAPLYKSGDKFDAHCGWPAFDDEIEGAVKRKVDADGRRTEILCANCDAHLGHVFEGERLTDKNVRHCVNSVSLNFSPEEKEMPATTEEAIFAGGCFWGVEYFFAELDGVIDTSVGYTGGAKNNPTYKEVCYTDTGHAEALKVTYDPSKVSYETLARLFFEIHDPTQVDRQGPDVGKQYRSEIFYKNENQKIIAKKLIKELKDNGYNVVTQVTMADTFWDAEEYHQMYYFKNKKKPYCHVKIERF, from the coding sequence ATGAAAAAGATTATCAAACTAATTGCTCTATTATTTATATCCACCTTGATAAATGCTCAGAATATGAAAAAATCACCAACAGAATGGAATAAACTGAATGATTTTGAAACATATGTTATCGTAAATAAAGGAACAGAACGTCCGGGAACAGGAAAATTCGATGCTTTCTTTGAAGATGGAGTGTATACTTGTAAAAGATGCGATGCACCATTATATAAATCGGGAGATAAGTTTGATGCTCATTGTGGATGGCCTGCTTTTGATGATGAAATCGAAGGGGCAGTAAAAAGAAAAGTAGATGCGGACGGTAGACGTACTGAAATTCTTTGTGCAAACTGCGATGCCCACCTCGGTCATGTTTTTGAAGGGGAAAGATTAACTGATAAAAACGTTAGACATTGTGTGAACTCTGTATCTTTAAATTTCTCTCCTGAGGAAAAAGAAATGCCTGCTACAACAGAAGAAGCTATTTTTGCTGGTGGTTGTTTTTGGGGTGTGGAGTACTTCTTTGCTGAATTAGATGGCGTTATTGATACTAGTGTTGGATATACTGGCGGAGCGAAAAATAACCCTACCTATAAAGAAGTTTGTTACACTGATACAGGACATGCAGAAGCATTAAAAGTGACTTATGATCCATCAAAAGTATCTTATGAAACATTGGCTCGTCTGTTTTTTGAAATACACGATCCTACACAAGTAGACAGACAAGGTCCAGATGTAGGAAAACAATATAGATCTGAAATCTTCTATAAGAATGAAAATCAAAAAATTATAGCGAAGAAATTGATTAAAGAATTAAAAGATAATGGCTATAATGTCGTTACTCAAGTAACCATGGCAGATACATTCTGGGATGCTGAAGAGTATCATCAAATGTATTATTTCAAGAATAAGAAAAAGCCTTATTGCCATGTAAAGATTGAGCGCTTTTAG
- a CDS encoding glutamine amidotransferase-related protein — protein sequence MNEIKHLIINSGSTKTPQIADLLSKEGLDYTLIDLEKVTLDIFNSHDKIIISGAPILLHKEDPAPYIKLLSPLLELDKPVLGICFGHQMLGILEGGKVTLTQEKRDQEAIHQLIIDPLFEEISQDAEFIEDHCESVSITDHFLLLADSESCFNEAMKHKTKPWYGVQFHPEVSTTNGHQLIKNWLYFCS from the coding sequence ATGAACGAAATAAAGCATCTAATCATCAACTCAGGATCAACTAAAACACCTCAAATCGCTGACCTATTAAGTAAAGAAGGACTTGATTATACACTAATTGATCTAGAAAAAGTTACTCTTGATATTTTCAATTCACATGATAAGATAATAATATCAGGAGCTCCCATATTATTACACAAAGAAGATCCTGCTCCTTATATCAAATTACTTTCTCCCTTACTTGAATTAGATAAACCTGTATTAGGAATTTGTTTTGGTCATCAAATGCTTGGTATATTAGAGGGAGGTAAAGTAACGCTCACTCAAGAAAAAAGAGATCAAGAAGCAATTCATCAATTAATTATTGATCCTTTATTTGAAGAAATATCACAAGATGCTGAATTTATTGAGGACCATTGTGAGAGTGTTTCTATTACTGATCATTTTTTATTGCTCGCAGACTCAGAGAGTTGTTTTAATGAAGCAATGAAACATAAAACAAAACCATGGTATGGTGTTCAATTCCACCCAGAGGTGAGTACGACAAATGGACATCAGTTAATAAAAAATTGGTTATACTTTTGCTCTTAG